The following are encoded in a window of Alphaproteobacteria bacterium genomic DNA:
- the mreC gene encoding rod shape-determining protein MreC produces MARPGTTMKLTAPLKVLLQRMAFTGLIGASVGLLVLGKAEAPVVERARMTVVDGVAPILDAIGKPIDTAARMIDTARHYADVHEENRRLREENLRLLHWQQVARNLEAENRAMRDMQRVATEPGLTFVTARVIADAGGAFVRSVLIAAGTRDGIAKGQPALVPDGLVGRVGETGERAARVLLLTDLNSHVPVQIEGTRDRAIIDGDNSDMPKLTFLSSGARPQLGDRIVTSGDGGVFPPGLPVGIVVQTGEHGVRVRPFADFHRLEAIRIVDYGLAGTLPVAAPPPQPRRGR; encoded by the coding sequence ATGGCGCGACCCGGGACCACCATGAAGCTGACGGCACCGCTGAAGGTGCTGCTGCAGCGCATGGCGTTCACCGGGTTGATCGGCGCGTCGGTGGGGCTGCTCGTGCTCGGCAAGGCGGAAGCGCCGGTCGTGGAGCGCGCGCGCATGACGGTCGTCGATGGGGTGGCGCCGATACTCGACGCGATCGGCAAGCCGATCGACACGGCCGCGCGCATGATCGACACGGCGCGCCACTACGCCGACGTGCACGAGGAAAACCGCCGTCTGCGCGAGGAAAATCTCCGCCTGCTGCATTGGCAGCAAGTCGCGCGCAATCTCGAAGCCGAAAACCGCGCGATGCGCGACATGCAGCGCGTGGCGACCGAGCCGGGCCTCACCTTCGTCACCGCGCGCGTGATCGCGGATGCTGGCGGTGCCTTCGTGCGTTCGGTGCTGATCGCGGCGGGAACGCGTGATGGCATCGCGAAGGGCCAGCCGGCGCTGGTGCCCGACGGTCTGGTCGGGCGCGTGGGCGAAACGGGCGAGCGTGCGGCGCGCGTGTTGCTGCTGACCGATTTGAACAGCCATGTGCCCGTGCAGATCGAGGGCACGCGCGATCGCGCGATCATCGACGGCGACAACTCCGATATGCCCAAGCTCACCTTCCTGTCGTCGGGGGCGCGGCCCCAGCTGGGCGATCGCATCGTGACGTCGGGCGATGGCGGCGTGTTCCCGCCGGGCCTGCCGGTGGGCATCGTGGTGCAGACCGGCGAACACGGCGTGCGCGTGCGCCCCTTCGCCGATTTCCATCGCCTGGAGGCGATCCGCATCGTCGATTACGGCCTGGCCGGCACGCTGCCGGTCGCCGCACCGCCGCCGCAGCCCCGGCGCGGGCGTTAG
- the ilvN gene encoding acetolactate synthase small subunit, with the protein MSKNEPIERHTIAVLVDNEPGILARVVGLFSGRGYNIESLTVAETDAEGHRSRITIVTRGTPMVIEQIKAQLDRLVPVHRVSDLTMEGAHVERELALVKVVSAGEKRVESLRIADIFRAKAIDSTIGSFTFEITGSGEKIDAFVGLMKPLGLAEVSRTGVVAIARGERGM; encoded by the coding sequence ATGTCGAAAAACGAACCCATCGAACGCCACACCATCGCCGTGCTCGTGGACAACGAGCCCGGGATTTTGGCGCGCGTCGTCGGCCTGTTTTCGGGCCGCGGCTACAACATCGAAAGCCTGACCGTCGCCGAGACGGATGCCGAAGGCCATCGCAGCCGCATCACGATCGTGACGCGCGGCACGCCGATGGTGATCGAGCAGATCAAGGCGCAGCTCGACCGTCTGGTCCCCGTGCATCGCGTCAGCGATCTCACGATGGAAGGTGCGCATGTCGAGCGCGAATTGGCGCTGGTCAAGGTCGTGTCCGCCGGCGAGAAGCGCGTCGAATCCTTGCGCATTGCGGATATTTTCCGCGCCAAGGCGATCGATTCGACGATCGGTTCCTTCACCTTCGAGATCACCGGCTCGGGCGAGAAGATCGACGCCTTCGTCGGACTCATGAAACCGCTGGGGCTGGCCGAAGTGAGCCGCACCGGCGTGGTTGCCATCGCCCGCGGCGAACGCGGGATGTGA
- the mrdA gene encoding penicillin-binding protein 2, producing MNRDRDAARSKLFTRRLALLAGGKMALFGVLIGRMYYLQVVEADKYRTMADDNRINLRLLAPPRGRIVDRYGRVVAENQLNYRVVVVAEQTGSVAATLDALSEIVPISETERRRILREVSRKRRFLPVTVKDNLAWDDVSRIAVNSPDLPGVSIDVGSTRLYPFGDTTSHLIGYVAPPAESDLTGDPLLELPDFRIGRNGIERVYDLALRGRAGNTQIEVNALGRPIRELARNEGEPGHDIVLTLDATLQEFTAKRLAQEESAAAVVMDVTNGDVLAMVSHPSYDPHEFARGISGPAWRALLANSKAPLTNKAISGQYAPGSTYKMMVALAAMESGVSPDFRVNCPGHMELGDNKFHCWKRGGHGPLDMVEALSQSCDVYFYEMGRRIGPERMAEMARRFGLGSTLSIDLPGERGGIIPTRAWKQARTGKGWATGESLVASIGQGYVLTTPLQLATMTARLVNGGFAVTPHLTRDIVQERRLAERPQGNFPPIGVPQANLAVMLRGMRAVINDPRGTAFRQRIVDQNWTFGGKTGTSQVRRITEEERRVGLRKPDQVPWRERDHALFVGYAPLESPRYAISVIVEHGGGGSSVAAPIAKEVLSEAMRLERERERTRPQGPARIAERSG from the coding sequence ATGAACCGCGATCGCGACGCCGCCCGATCCAAGCTGTTCACGCGGCGCTTGGCGCTGCTGGCCGGCGGCAAGATGGCGCTGTTCGGCGTGCTGATCGGGCGCATGTATTATTTGCAGGTCGTCGAAGCGGACAAGTACCGCACGATGGCCGACGACAACCGCATCAATCTGCGCCTGCTCGCCCCGCCGCGCGGGCGCATCGTCGACCGTTACGGCAGGGTCGTCGCGGAGAACCAGCTCAATTACCGCGTCGTCGTCGTCGCCGAGCAGACGGGTTCCGTCGCCGCCACGCTCGACGCGTTGTCCGAAATCGTGCCGATTTCCGAAACCGAGCGCCGGCGCATTTTGCGCGAAGTGTCGCGCAAGCGCCGCTTCCTGCCGGTGACGGTGAAGGACAATCTCGCCTGGGACGATGTCAGCCGCATCGCGGTGAACTCGCCCGATCTGCCCGGCGTATCGATCGATGTGGGCTCGACAAGGCTTTACCCTTTCGGCGACACCACCTCGCATCTGATCGGTTACGTGGCGCCGCCCGCCGAAAGCGATTTGACCGGCGATCCGCTGTTGGAACTTCCCGATTTCCGCATCGGCCGCAACGGCATCGAGCGCGTCTACGATCTCGCGTTGCGCGGGCGTGCCGGCAACACGCAGATCGAAGTCAACGCGCTGGGCCGGCCGATCCGCGAGCTTGCGCGCAACGAAGGCGAGCCGGGGCACGATATCGTGCTCACGCTCGACGCCACGCTGCAGGAATTCACCGCCAAGCGTTTGGCGCAGGAGGAAAGTGCCGCCGCCGTCGTGATGGACGTCACCAACGGCGATGTCCTGGCGATGGTCTCGCACCCGTCCTACGATCCGCACGAATTCGCGCGCGGCATTTCCGGCCCGGCGTGGCGCGCGTTGCTCGCCAATTCGAAAGCGCCGCTCACCAACAAGGCGATCTCCGGCCAATACGCGCCGGGCTCCACCTATAAAATGATGGTGGCGCTGGCGGCGATGGAATCGGGCGTTTCGCCGGATTTCCGGGTCAACTGCCCCGGCCATATGGAATTGGGCGACAATAAATTCCATTGCTGGAAACGCGGCGGCCACGGCCCGCTCGACATGGTCGAAGCGCTGTCGCAATCCTGCGACGTCTATTTCTACGAAATGGGCCGCCGCATAGGGCCCGAGCGTATGGCCGAAATGGCGCGGCGCTTCGGTTTGGGTTCGACGTTGTCGATCGATCTGCCGGGCGAGCGCGGCGGCATCATTCCGACGCGCGCATGGAAACAGGCGCGCACCGGCAAGGGCTGGGCGACCGGCGAATCGCTGGTCGCGTCGATCGGCCAGGGCTACGTTCTGACGACGCCGTTGCAGCTCGCCACGATGACGGCGCGGCTGGTGAACGGTGGCTTCGCGGTGACGCCACATCTTACGCGCGATATCGTGCAGGAACGGCGCTTGGCCGAACGCCCGCAAGGCAATTTTCCGCCGATCGGCGTGCCGCAAGCCAATCTCGCGGTCATGCTGCGCGGTATGCGCGCGGTGATCAACGATCCGCGGGGGACCGCATTCCGCCAGCGCATCGTCGATCAGAACTGGACTTTCGGCGGCAAGACCGGCACCTCGCAGGTGCGCCGCATCACCGAGGAAGAACGCCGCGTGGGCTTGCGCAAACCCGACCAAGTGCCGTGGCGCGAACGCGACCACGCGCTATTCGTCGGCTACGCGCCGCTCGAATCGCCGCGTTACGCGATTTCGGTGATCGTCGAGCATGGCGGCGGCGGCTCGTCGGTCGCGGCGCCGATCGCGAAGGAAGTTCTGAGCGAGGCGATGCGCTTGGAACGCGAGCGCGAGCGCACGCGCCCGCAAGGCCCGGCGCGCATCGCGGAACGGAGCGGCTGA
- the ilvC gene encoding ketol-acid reductoisomerase, with protein sequence MRVYYDRDADANLIKGKKVVVVGYGSQGHAHAQNMRDSGVKDVAIALRPGSATIKKAEAAGFKVMSPADAAKWADVMMICTPDELQAQLWKDDLKANMKQGAAIAFAHGLNIHFNLIEPRPDIDVFMIAPKGPGHTVRSEYQKGGGVPCLVAVHQNPSGNALEIALSYASAIGGGRSGVIETTFKEECETDLFGEQAVLCGGLSALIVAGYETLVEAGYAPEMAYFECLHEVKLIVDLIYEGGMANMRYSISNTAEYGDYTRGPRVITDETKKEMKRILDDIQSGRFARDWVLENAAGQASFKAMRRRHAAHDIEKVGERLRGMMPWIGKNKLVDKAKN encoded by the coding sequence ATGCGCGTTTACTACGATCGCGATGCCGATGCGAACCTGATCAAGGGCAAGAAGGTTGTCGTCGTCGGCTACGGCAGCCAGGGCCACGCCCATGCGCAGAACATGCGCGATTCGGGCGTCAAGGACGTCGCCATCGCGCTGCGCCCGGGCTCGGCCACGATCAAGAAGGCCGAAGCGGCGGGCTTCAAGGTGATGAGCCCGGCCGACGCGGCCAAGTGGGCCGACGTCATGATGATCTGCACGCCGGACGAGCTCCAGGCGCAGCTCTGGAAGGACGATCTCAAGGCCAACATGAAGCAGGGCGCGGCGATCGCTTTCGCCCACGGCCTCAACATCCATTTCAACCTGATCGAACCGCGTCCCGACATCGACGTGTTCATGATCGCGCCCAAGGGCCCCGGCCATACGGTGCGTTCGGAATACCAGAAGGGCGGCGGCGTGCCGTGCCTCGTGGCCGTGCACCAGAACCCGTCGGGCAACGCGCTGGAAATCGCGCTGTCCTACGCGTCGGCCATCGGCGGCGGCCGCTCGGGCGTCATCGAGACGACGTTCAAGGAAGAATGCGAGACCGATCTGTTCGGCGAGCAGGCCGTGCTCTGCGGCGGTCTGTCGGCGCTGATCGTCGCGGGCTACGAGACGCTGGTCGAAGCCGGCTACGCGCCCGAGATGGCGTATTTCGAGTGCTTGCACGAAGTGAAGCTGATCGTCGACCTCATCTATGAGGGCGGCATGGCGAACATGCGCTACTCGATCTCGAACACGGCCGAGTACGGCGACTATACGCGCGGTCCGCGCGTCATCACCGACGAGACGAAGAAGGAGATGAAGCGCATCCTCGACGACATCCAGTCGGGCCGATTCGCCCGCGATTGGGTGCTCGAGAACGCCGCCGGCCAGGCTTCGTTCAAGGCGATGCGCCGCCGTCACGCCGCCCACGACATCGAAAAGGTGGGCGAGCGCCTGCGCGGCATGATGCCGTGGATCGGCAAGAACAAGCTGGTCGACAAGGCCAAGAACTAA
- a CDS encoding flagellin, whose amino-acid sequence MPEVIPPVSNSINTNVGAMVALASLRTTQSALHAASKQVQTGYRVSDASDDASTFSVAQGIRGNLQAFQAVQGSLANGVGLGQVTMAALTNISDLIGNLQAKSTQYLDGSISANQQNIYGRDAIQLYNQISNFISQANYNGVNLLSSGSVAKTFLADVSATTLPMSSQSSISTALTTYQPAMPTLFTVSLGTLATFKEAVDNALGQVAAETRTLKLQSGFIDSVMDATTTGLGAVVDADIGKAAASVQALQVRQQLGIQSLSIANQQPSVLLGLFR is encoded by the coding sequence GTGCCGGAGGTCATTCCGCCCGTGTCGAACTCGATCAACACGAATGTGGGCGCGATGGTCGCGCTGGCGTCGCTGCGTACGACGCAGTCGGCCCTCCACGCGGCGTCCAAGCAGGTGCAGACCGGCTATCGCGTGTCGGACGCGTCAGACGACGCGTCGACTTTTTCGGTCGCGCAAGGCATTCGCGGCAATCTGCAAGCCTTCCAGGCCGTGCAAGGCTCGCTCGCCAACGGCGTGGGGCTCGGCCAAGTCACGATGGCCGCGCTGACCAACATCTCCGACCTTATCGGAAATCTTCAGGCGAAATCGACGCAATATCTCGACGGCTCGATTTCCGCCAACCAGCAGAATATCTACGGGCGCGACGCGATCCAGCTCTACAACCAGATCAGCAATTTCATCTCGCAGGCGAACTACAACGGCGTGAATCTGCTGTCGTCCGGATCGGTCGCCAAAACTTTCCTCGCCGATGTCAGTGCCACCACGCTGCCGATGTCTTCGCAATCCTCGATATCGACGGCGCTGACCACCTATCAGCCCGCGATGCCGACTTTGTTCACGGTGTCGCTCGGCACGCTCGCGACGTTCAAGGAGGCGGTCGACAATGCGCTTGGGCAGGTCGCCGCCGAGACGCGCACGCTCAAACTGCAATCGGGCTTCATCGATTCGGTGATGGACGCGACGACGACCGGACTTGGCGCGGTCGTCGACGCCGATATCGGCAAGGCGGCCGCGTCGGTGCAGGCGCTCCAGGTCCGCCAGCAACTGGGCATCCAATCGCTGTCCATCGCCAACCAGCAACCTTCCGTGCTGCTCGGCCTGTTTCGCTGA
- the mreD gene encoding rod shape-determining protein MreD, protein MVGAVFAQLDRSLKLALPVISTVLAVLLSVVPLPIPEYSMLAPNVVLICAFYWIVHRPDLFPAWCAFLVGLLDDALSGAPLGLNALVLLLVHYAIVAQHKFFRGKAFWLIWASFALIATGAAIVTAIVAYAAAHLSVPVALFATQLALTIAIYPAIGAVLGRVQRLFLTAG, encoded by the coding sequence ATGGTCGGCGCTGTCTTCGCCCAGCTCGACCGGTCGTTGAAGCTGGCGCTGCCCGTCATCTCGACGGTGCTCGCCGTGCTGCTCTCGGTCGTGCCGTTGCCGATCCCCGAATATTCGATGCTTGCCCCCAATGTCGTGCTGATCTGCGCCTTCTATTGGATCGTGCACCGGCCCGATCTGTTTCCGGCGTGGTGCGCTTTTCTGGTCGGTCTGCTCGACGACGCGTTGTCGGGCGCGCCGCTGGGCCTCAACGCGCTGGTGCTGCTGCTCGTGCACTACGCCATCGTCGCGCAGCACAAATTTTTCCGCGGCAAAGCGTTCTGGCTGATCTGGGCGTCGTTCGCGTTGATCGCGACGGGGGCGGCGATCGTCACCGCGATCGTCGCCTATGCGGCGGCGCATCTCTCGGTCCCGGTCGCGTTGTTCGCGACGCAACTCGCCTTGACCATCGCGATCTATCCGGCGATCGGCGCGGTGCTGGGCCGTGTGCAGCGCCTCTTCCTGACGGCGGGGTGA
- a CDS encoding rod shape-determining protein: MFSRLLGMLSADMAIDLGTANTLVYVKGRGIVLNEPSVVAIADVKGKKQVLAVGDEAKLMLGRTPGNITAIRPLRDGVIADFEVAEEMIKHFIRKVHNRRSFASPQVIVCVPSGSTAVERRAIQESAESAGARRVFLIEEPMAAAIGAGLPVTEPTGSMVVDIGGGTTEVAVLSLGGIVYSKSVRVGGDKMDEAIIAYIRRNHNLLVGESSAERIKKEIGSAAPPEEGEGRVMEIKGRDLMNGVPKELAISERQIAESLSEPVSAIVEAVKVALEHTAPELAADIVDKGIVLTGGGALLGNLDFVLRHATGLPVSVADDPLSCVALGTGRCLEEMKTLRNVLITMY, from the coding sequence ATGTTCTCGCGACTTCTCGGAATGCTCTCGGCCGATATGGCCATCGATCTCGGCACCGCGAACACGCTTGTGTACGTGAAGGGCCGCGGCATCGTTCTTAACGAGCCGTCGGTCGTCGCGATCGCCGACGTGAAGGGCAAGAAGCAAGTGCTTGCGGTGGGCGACGAAGCCAAGCTGATGCTCGGCCGTACGCCCGGCAACATCACCGCCATTCGTCCGCTGCGCGACGGCGTCATCGCCGACTTCGAAGTCGCGGAGGAGATGATCAAGCACTTCATTCGCAAGGTTCACAACCGCCGCTCCTTCGCGTCGCCGCAGGTGATCGTGTGCGTGCCGTCGGGTTCGACGGCCGTCGAACGCCGCGCGATTCAAGAATCCGCCGAGAGTGCCGGTGCGCGCCGCGTGTTCCTGATCGAAGAACCGATGGCCGCGGCGATCGGCGCCGGCTTGCCGGTGACGGAGCCGACGGGCTCGATGGTCGTCGATATCGGCGGCGGCACCACCGAAGTCGCCGTGTTGTCGCTGGGCGGCATCGTCTATTCGAAATCCGTGCGCGTGGGCGGCGACAAGATGGACGAAGCCATCATCGCCTATATCCGCCGCAACCATAATCTTCTGGTCGGCGAATCCTCGGCCGAGCGCATCAAGAAGGAAATCGGTTCCGCCGCCCCGCCCGAAGAGGGCGAAGGCCGCGTGATGGAGATCAAGGGCCGCGACCTGATGAACGGCGTGCCCAAGGAACTCGCGATTTCCGAACGCCAGATCGCCGAATCGCTGTCGGAGCCCGTCTCCGCGATCGTCGAAGCGGTGAAGGTGGCGCTGGAACACACCGCCCCCGAACTCGCTGCCGACATCGTCGACAAGGGCATCGTGCTGACCGGCGGCGGCGCGTTGCTCGGCAATCTCGATTTCGTGCTGCGTCACGCCACGGGCCTGCCCGTGTCCGTCGCGGACGATCCGCTGTCGTGCGTCGCACTCGGTACGGGCCGCTGCCTGGAAGAGATGAAGACGCTGCGCAACGTTCTGATCACGATGTACTGA
- a CDS encoding acetolactate synthase 3 large subunit codes for MSTAAKSPTTQDTAQMNGAEIVLKALVEQGVEVIFGYPGGAVLPLYDAIFLQNSVKHILVRQEGGAVHAAEGYARSTGKVGVVLVTSGPGATNAVTGLVDALMDSIPIVCLTGQVPTHLIGNDAFQEADTTGITRPATKHNYLVKDITKLAQTVHEAFHVARSGRPGPVVIDLPKDILMGKGEYKSAEAFKRVSYTPRLDPDPKAIAQAVDLMLSAKRPIFYTGGGVINSGPEASAALTKFVRQTGFPITNTLMGLGAMPAADPLFLGMLGMHGTYEANLSMHGCDVMVNIGARFDDRVTGRLNAFSPNSKKIHADIDPSSINKNVRVEVPIVGDAGRIIAALAAEWDRRIAAGAKPDKKALAEWWAQIETWRKRDCLAYRKSDTIIKPQYALERLQAITAKRDDVFITTEVGQHQMWAAQYLKFQKPNRWMTSGGLGTMGYGLPAAMGVQIAHPDALVIDVAGEASTLMNIQELSTIAQYRLPVKVFILNNQYMGMVRQWQELLHGSRYSESYTESLPDFVKLAEAFHCVGLRATKTSEVDDTINEMIAIKKPVIVDMCVDQKENCFPMIPSGAPHNEMLLGPDDTNKKGGPISEEGMVLV; via the coding sequence ATGTCGACCGCCGCCAAATCCCCCACGACCCAGGACACCGCCCAGATGAATGGCGCGGAAATCGTCCTCAAGGCGCTGGTGGAGCAAGGCGTCGAGGTTATCTTCGGCTATCCCGGCGGGGCGGTATTGCCGCTCTACGACGCGATCTTCCTGCAGAACTCGGTCAAGCACATCCTGGTGCGCCAGGAAGGCGGGGCCGTGCATGCCGCCGAAGGCTATGCGCGTTCGACCGGTAAGGTCGGCGTGGTGCTCGTGACCTCTGGTCCCGGTGCGACCAACGCCGTGACCGGCTTGGTCGATGCGTTGATGGATTCGATTCCGATCGTGTGCCTGACCGGCCAGGTGCCGACGCATCTGATCGGCAACGATGCTTTCCAAGAGGCCGACACGACCGGCATCACGCGGCCCGCGACCAAACACAATTACTTGGTCAAGGACATCACCAAGCTCGCGCAGACGGTGCACGAGGCTTTCCATGTCGCGCGCTCGGGCCGTCCCGGCCCGGTGGTGATCGACCTGCCCAAGGACATCCTGATGGGCAAGGGCGAGTACAAGAGTGCCGAAGCCTTCAAGCGCGTTTCGTACACGCCGCGTTTGGATCCGGACCCGAAGGCGATCGCGCAGGCGGTCGATCTGATGCTGTCGGCCAAGCGCCCGATTTTCTACACGGGCGGCGGGGTGATCAATTCGGGCCCGGAAGCCTCGGCGGCGTTGACCAAATTCGTGCGCCAGACGGGCTTCCCGATCACCAACACGCTGATGGGCCTGGGTGCGATGCCCGCCGCCGATCCGCTGTTCCTGGGCATGCTGGGCATGCACGGCACCTACGAAGCCAATCTTTCGATGCATGGCTGCGACGTGATGGTGAATATCGGCGCGCGCTTCGACGACCGCGTCACCGGCCGTTTGAACGCCTTCTCGCCGAATTCGAAGAAGATCCACGCCGATATCGATCCGTCGTCGATCAACAAGAACGTGCGCGTCGAGGTGCCGATCGTCGGCGATGCCGGCCGCATCATCGCGGCCTTGGCCGCCGAATGGGATCGTCGCATCGCCGCGGGCGCCAAGCCCGACAAGAAGGCGCTGGCCGAGTGGTGGGCGCAGATCGAGACGTGGCGCAAGCGCGATTGCCTCGCCTATCGCAAATCCGACACGATCATCAAGCCGCAATACGCGCTGGAACGCTTGCAGGCGATCACCGCCAAGCGCGACGACGTGTTCATCACGACGGAAGTCGGCCAGCACCAGATGTGGGCCGCGCAGTATCTGAAGTTCCAGAAGCCCAATCGCTGGATGACCTCCGGCGGTCTCGGCACGATGGGCTATGGTCTGCCGGCGGCGATGGGCGTGCAGATCGCGCACCCCGATGCGCTGGTCATCGACGTCGCGGGCGAAGCCTCGACGCTGATGAACATTCAGGAGCTTTCGACCATCGCGCAGTACCGTTTGCCCGTGAAGGTGTTCATCCTGAACAACCAATATATGGGCATGGTGCGCCAGTGGCAGGAATTGCTGCACGGCTCGCGCTATTCGGAAAGCTACACCGAATCGTTGCCCGATTTCGTGAAGCTCGCCGAAGCCTTCCATTGCGTGGGCTTGCGCGCGACCAAGACGTCCGAGGTCGACGACACGATCAACGAGATGATCGCGATCAAGAAGCCGGTCATCGTCGATATGTGCGTCGATCAGAAGGAAAACTGCTTCCCGATGATCCCGTCGGGGGCCCCGCATAACGAGATGCTGCTCGGTCCCGACGATACGAACAAAAAGGGCGGTCCGATTTCGGAGGAAGGGATGGTTCTGGTTTGA
- the rodA gene encoding rod shape-determining protein RodA, with protein MPAHSALGQSNKRLSLGEKLRQITWGLALTILAVSSIGFVMLYSAAGGDWDPWASRQISRFAMGFAIMIAVATVDIRFWMKAAYPFYALSVVLLVAVDLMGEVGMGAQRWLDLGFVQIQPAELAKISIVLVIARYFHGINHEQIGNPLYLVWPILLTLVPAFLIFKQPKLGTTLVVLTTTAIVFFMAGVRMWKFILVAASAAGAVPIAWSLLRDYQRQRVLTFLNPESDPLGAGYHIIQSKIALGSGGIWGKGLGGGTQSHLQFLPEKQTDFIFTMLSEEFGFVGGLVLIGLYTIIVLYGLAIALRARSQFGRLVAVGLLSGIYLNALINMAMVMGLVPVVGEPLPLVSYGGTSMLTLLFGFGILIGVYVHRDVVVPRRGDT; from the coding sequence ATGCCCGCCCATTCCGCCCTCGGCCAATCGAATAAGCGTCTCAGCCTCGGCGAGAAGCTGCGCCAGATCACCTGGGGCTTGGCGCTGACGATCCTTGCGGTCTCGAGCATCGGCTTCGTCATGCTCTATTCGGCCGCCGGCGGCGATTGGGATCCGTGGGCGTCGCGCCAGATCTCGCGCTTCGCGATGGGCTTCGCGATCATGATCGCGGTCGCGACCGTCGATATCCGTTTCTGGATGAAGGCGGCTTATCCGTTCTACGCGCTATCGGTCGTGCTGCTGGTCGCCGTCGATTTGATGGGCGAGGTCGGCATGGGCGCCCAACGCTGGCTCGATCTGGGTTTCGTCCAGATCCAGCCGGCCGAGCTCGCCAAGATTTCGATCGTGCTGGTGATCGCGCGCTATTTCCACGGCATCAATCACGAGCAGATCGGCAATCCGCTCTATCTCGTCTGGCCGATCCTGTTGACGCTGGTGCCGGCCTTCCTGATTTTCAAGCAACCCAAGCTCGGCACCACGCTGGTCGTGCTGACGACGACGGCGATCGTGTTCTTCATGGCGGGCGTCAGGATGTGGAAATTCATCCTGGTCGCGGCCTCGGCGGCGGGGGCCGTCCCGATCGCCTGGAGCCTGCTGCGCGATTATCAGCGCCAGCGCGTGTTGACCTTCCTCAACCCCGAAAGCGATCCGCTGGGGGCGGGGTATCACATCATCCAGTCGAAGATCGCGCTGGGCTCGGGCGGGATTTGGGGCAAGGGGCTGGGCGGGGGCACGCAAAGCCATCTGCAATTCCTGCCCGAGAAGCAGACCGATTTCATCTTCACCATGCTGTCGGAGGAATTCGGTTTCGTCGGCGGGCTGGTGTTGATCGGGCTTTACACCATCATTGTGCTCTACGGCCTCGCCATCGCGTTGCGCGCGCGCAGCCAGTTCGGCCGCTTGGTCGCGGTGGGGCTGCTGTCGGGGATCTATCTCAACGCGCTCATCAACATGGCGATGGTGATGGGGTTGGTGCCCGTGGTGGGCGAGCCGCTGCCGCTCGTCTCCTATGGCGGCACGTCGATGCTGACCTTGCTGTTCGGATTCGGAATCCTGATCGGCGTCTATGTGCATCGCGACGTCGTGGTGCCGCGCCGGGGCGATACGTAA